A single Botrytis cinerea B05.10 chromosome 1, complete sequence DNA region contains:
- the Bcnca2 gene encoding Bcnca2, translated as MLVGGGRMSIVADQIRKVDAQLDRVQLAPFPFPADENLVSAQHAKVASSSRIAELQALVKALSTTSNSSPLLSGAKISRLLEQADLKGSVQAEEIEDEDEDEDEDDDEDEERGYRNGRAGVNAYLKNYEMELEWLLVSKATVQTYGLILNTLLEQTIPLSDDIWYWDEVLGSYTYSGLYTIQTSPQRLWDWGKDIYSDSRERLVHLKEAPGSAVRKGGRDVRAGVAGQWSMFYGLVRESIRERSVVEVQKRVMSPVALGRSKAKMNQARLKRIREMGASGLGVLMDEALSFDIDEEGAGLKAEESENSEWKDVVERSVALMDNVLRNVTALEQGVSDFEDTVFASVEDDPEISSADSSQATRTSKVSRRLQHILSTHVPKHITNSQKLVSEYGRPSRLVRYWLPASMLLLSSSTILRILVNRKAEVLTWIRELGSTIQDFWMNWVVDPTLKVIGTIRHDKDSEVAIMSKESLKGDMESLERMVVDFARDNPEAANYGAGALNDSQITEIKAKVKAGDLTPVLRAYEKDMQRPFVGTVRGDLIRTVLIQVQKTKVDVEVALSGIDALLKSQELVFGFLGLTPGVLVCFATFRYFGTLLGSRKGLRRGERAGRTARVLRNIDRILTIATPTQNNLLSYKDHGLLLCEVHVLRERAHSLFPGDVEREFLEDVGDLCNINSGIQVQLKVLERIRWSYGRWLR; from the exons ATGTTGGTTGGTGGTGGCAGGATGTCGATTGTTGCTGA CCAAATACGAAAAGTCGACGCCCAGCTCGACCGCGTCCAGCTCgctcccttccctttccctgCAGATGAAAATCTGGTGTCTGCGCAACATGCTAAGGTTGCTTCTTCGTCGCGCATAGCGGAGTTGCAGGCGCTGGTTAAGGCGTTGAGTACGACGTCGAATTCTAGCCCGTTGCTTTCGGGGGCGAAGATTAGTCGATTGTTGGAACAGGCGGATTTGAAGGGTTCGGTGCAGGCGGAGGAgattgaggatgaagatgaggatgaggatgaagatgacgacgaagatgaggagagggGATATAGGAATGGCAGAGCGGGGGTAAATGCTTATTTGAAGAACTATGAGATGGAATTGGAGTGGTTGTTGGTTAGTAAGGCGACGGTGCAGACTTATgggttgatattgaatacgCTGCTGGAACAAACGATTCCGCTCAGTGATGATATTTGGTATTGGGATGAAGTGCTCGGGTCATATACATATTCGGGACTGTACACGATACAGACTTCGCCGCAGAGGCTGTGGGATTGGGGGAAGGATATTTATAGCGATTCGAGGGAGCGATTGGTGCATTTGAAGGAAGCGCCTGGAAGTGCGGTTAGAAAGGGTGGGAGAGATGTGAGGGCGGGAGTTGCGGGGCAGTGGAGTATGTTTTATGGGTTGGTGAGGGAGAGTATTAGGGAGAGGAGTGTGGTGGAGGTGCAAAAGAGAGTTATGAGTCCGGTTGCGTTGGGGAGGTCGAAGGCTAAGATGAATCAGGCAAGGTTGAAGAGGATTAGGGAGATGGGAGCAAGTGGATTGGGAGTTTTGATGGATGAAGCACTGAGttttgatatcgatgaaGAGGGTGCGGGTTTGAAAGCCGAGGAGTCAGAGAATTCCGAGTGGAAAGATGTGGTGGAGAGGAGTGTGGCATTGATGGATAATGTGCTTCGCAATGTTACAGCTCTTGAGCAAGGAGTTTCGGATTTCGAGGATACCGTGTTTGCCAGTGTGGAGGATGATCCAGAGATTTCGAGCGCGGATTCTTCACAAGCAACAAGGACGAGTAAGGTGTCGAGAAGATTGCAGCATATCCTCTCTACACACGTTCCGAAACACATTACGAATTCACAAAAACTTGTCTCGGAATATGGACGACCTTCAAGACTCGTTAGATACTGGTTACCGGCTAGCATGTTGTTACTTTCGTCTTCAACTATTCTGCGAATCTTGGTAAATAGAAAAGCAGAGGTTCTCACCTGGATCAGAGAACTTGGATCTACCATTCAAGATTTCTGGATGAATTGGGTTGTTGATCCTACTTTGAAGGTCATCGGGACCATTCGCCATGACAAGGATAGCGAAGTGGCAATTATGAGTAAAGAGAGTCTAAAGGGCGATATGGAAAGTCTTGAAAGAATGGTAGTAGATTTCGCTCGCGACAACCCAGAAGCCGCAAATTATGGAGCTGGCGCTTTGAATGATTCACAAATCACCGAGATCAAAGCCAAAGTCAAGGCAGGTGATCTCACACCCGTTCTTCGCGCCTATGAAAAGGATATGCAACGACCATTTGTAGGAACCGTCAGAGGAGACTTGATCAGAACAGTTTTGATCCAGGTACAAAAGACTAAAGTCGATGTCGAGGTTGCGCTAAGTGGTATCGATGCGCTGCTCAAGAGTCAAGAGCTTGTTTTTGGCTTTTTGGGTCTGACTCCTGGTGTTCTGGTCTGTTTCGCTACTTTCCGATATTTTGGAACATTGCTCGGCTCGCGCAAGGGACTTCGACGAGGTGAAAGGGCGGGGCGAACTGCGAGGGTCTTGAGGAATATCGATCGAATTCTTACGATTGCCACGCCTACGCAGAATAACTTGCTCTCGTACAAAGATCATGGATTATTGTTGTGTGAAGTTCATGTTTTGAGGGAGAGAGCTCATAGTTTGTTTCCTGGGGATGTGGAGAGAGAGTTCTTGGAGGATGTGGGGGATCTTTGTAATATCAATAGTGGTATTCAGGTGCAACTTAAGGTTTTGGAGAGGATTAGGTGGAGTTATGGGAGGTGGTTGAGGTag
- the Bcsas1 gene encoding Bcsas1 — MAGTRNYDFLIKLLLIGDSGVGKSCCLLRFSEDSFTPSFITTIGIDFKIRTIELDGKRVKLQIWDTAGQERFRTITTAYYRGAMGILLVYDVTDERSFTNIRTWFSNVEQHATEGVNKILIGNKCDWEDKRVVSTERGQQLADELGIPFLEVSAKSNINVEKAFYSLAADIKKRIVDTSKIDQAAQQGVDVGGQSSGGGSKCC; from the exons ATGGCCGGAACGAGGAATTACGACTTTTTG ATTAAACTCCTTTTGATAGGCGATTCCGGCGTGGGAAAATCATGCTGTCTCTTGCGTTTCAGCGAGGATAGTTTCACACCTTCGTTCATCACCACGATTGGAATTGATTTCAAGATTCGTACAATTGAGttggatggaaagagagTGAAGTTGCAGATTTGGGATACGGCGGGTCAGGAGAGATTTAGGACGATTACCACGGCGTATTATAGGGGGGCCATGGGCATCTTGCTTGTTTATGATGTTACAGATGAGAGATCCTTTACAA ATATCCGCACCTGGTTCAGCAACGTCGAACAACATGCCACCGAAGGTGTAAACAAGATCCTCATAGGCAATAAGTGCGATTGGGAAGACAAACGAGTTGTATCCACCGAACGCGGTCAACAATTAGCAGATGAACTCGGCATTCCTTTCCTCGAGGTATCCGCCAAGAGCAACATTAATGTAGAAAAGGCATTCTATAGTTTGGCGGcagatatcaagaagagaaTCGTGGATACGAGTAAGATAGATCAGGCGGCGCAACAAGGCGTTGATGTGGGCGGTCAGAGTAGCGGGGGTGGAAGTAAGTGTTGCTAG